A window from Gemmatimonadaceae bacterium encodes these proteins:
- a CDS encoding response regulator — MRPTADGPHAVRLLVVDDEPSICQALALLFGWHGLEVTTALSAAEANQVISESQFDVLLIDLRLRDARGDAVFRAAIERDPAFRDRTLFMTGDITTEAERIIASTNCPYLRKPFDVTLAVQAIAALVGIAYQPPDAEAAEGRRQRAEGNE; from the coding sequence ATGCGGCCAACCGCGGACGGACCACACGCGGTCCGCCTGCTCGTCGTCGACGACGAACCGTCGATCTGTCAGGCGCTCGCCCTGCTCTTCGGCTGGCACGGCCTCGAGGTCACGACGGCCCTGTCAGCTGCCGAGGCGAACCAGGTCATATCGGAATCGCAGTTCGATGTGCTGCTCATCGATCTCCGCCTGCGCGACGCTCGCGGCGACGCGGTCTTTCGCGCCGCGATCGAACGCGACCCCGCTTTTCGCGATCGCACGCTCTTCATGACGGGCGACATCACCACGGAAGCAGAGCGAATCATCGCCTCGACGAACTGCCCTTACCTACGGAAGCCGTTCGACGTGACGCTCGCGGTGCAGGCCATCGCCGCCCTCGTCGGCATCGCGTATCAGCCGCCGGACGCGGAAGCGGCAGAGGGCAGACGGCAGAGGGCAGAGGGCAACGAGTAG
- a CDS encoding gamma-glutamyl-gamma-aminobutyrate hydrolase family protein: protein MSRPIIGVPTQNLQSIGGVPADIPASWVMSQRYIRALTSAGALPWMIPLVGDEPETMRGIYDALDGIFLPGGADIDPANYNEEPHERCDKTDPARDEVELMLVRWALLDGKPVLGVCRGLQLVNLAAGGTLYQDLAEQMPSAIKHDYFPFAGRYARDYLAHDVNVAEHTKLAEIFGAGALKVNSMHHQGVRRLGEHLVATAVAPDGLVEGIESANGSYLVAVQWHPEALVDNSAPARRLFESFVEAALAQRVVGRG, encoded by the coding sequence TTGTCCCGTCCCATCATCGGCGTTCCGACGCAAAATCTGCAGAGCATCGGCGGAGTGCCCGCTGACATCCCCGCGTCCTGGGTGATGAGCCAGCGATATATCCGAGCGCTCACCAGTGCCGGTGCGCTGCCGTGGATGATTCCGCTCGTCGGCGACGAGCCGGAAACGATGCGTGGCATCTATGACGCGCTCGACGGGATCTTCCTGCCCGGAGGGGCCGACATCGATCCCGCCAATTACAACGAGGAGCCGCACGAGCGCTGCGACAAGACCGATCCGGCGCGCGACGAGGTCGAGCTTATGCTCGTTCGCTGGGCCCTCCTCGACGGGAAACCGGTCCTCGGCGTCTGCCGCGGTTTACAACTTGTGAATCTCGCGGCGGGTGGCACGCTGTATCAGGACCTCGCCGAGCAGATGCCGAGCGCCATCAAGCATGATTACTTCCCGTTCGCGGGTCGTTATGCACGCGACTATCTCGCGCACGACGTCAACGTCGCGGAGCACACGAAGCTCGCGGAGATCTTCGGCGCGGGCGCGCTCAAGGTGAACAGCATGCACCATCAGGGCGTCCGCCGGCTCGGCGAGCACCTCGTCGCGACCGCCGTGGCGCCGGATGGCCTCGTCGAAGGGATCGAAAGCGCGAACGGCTCCTACCTCGTAGCGGTGCAATGGCATCCCGAGGCACTCGTCGACAATAGCGCGCCCGCGCGGCGGCTGTTCGAGAGCTTCGTAGAAGCGGCATTAGCGCAGAGGGTTGTGGGTAGAGGGTAG
- a CDS encoding carboxylate-amine ligase, which translates to MKSPSLTLGIEEEYQIIDPQTRELRSYITEILNGDHLVLEEVKPELHQSMVEVGSKVCRSPADLRAELVRLRGAVIELAARGGLRVAAAGTHPFSNWMTQEITPLERYMGVKQDLQDLAQQLLIFGMHVHVGIEDRDFMIDAMNVARYLLPHVLCLSTSSPFWQGRKTGLKSYRSIIFKNFPRTGVPPILRSHAEFEEILDALVRTHSIPDGSKIWWDVRPHHTYPTLEFRVCDVCTRIDEAVCIAAILQAIVAKVWKLRRDNLTFRVYPATYIEENKWRAVRFGLDGKLIDFGKEQELPARELITEMLAWFVDDVVDELGSRQEVEYAFRIMRDGTSADRQLATFERTGDLKAVVDQLIAETAEGIPSAQALADVRVPHHAPPAVTQGRMTSQSVEHRA; encoded by the coding sequence ATGAAGTCGCCGTCGCTCACACTGGGAATCGAAGAAGAGTATCAGATCATCGATCCTCAGACGCGCGAGCTTCGCTCGTACATCACCGAGATCCTGAATGGCGACCATCTCGTTCTGGAAGAGGTGAAGCCGGAGCTCCACCAATCGATGGTGGAGGTGGGGAGCAAGGTGTGTCGCAGCCCGGCCGATCTCCGCGCCGAGCTTGTGCGACTCCGCGGCGCGGTCATCGAGCTCGCGGCGCGGGGCGGACTGCGCGTCGCCGCAGCCGGGACACATCCCTTCTCGAACTGGATGACGCAGGAGATCACGCCGCTCGAGCGCTACATGGGTGTGAAGCAGGACCTCCAGGACCTCGCGCAGCAACTGCTCATCTTCGGCATGCACGTCCACGTCGGCATCGAAGATCGTGACTTCATGATCGACGCGATGAACGTCGCGCGGTACCTGCTGCCACACGTGCTGTGTCTCTCGACGAGCTCTCCGTTCTGGCAAGGACGCAAGACGGGACTCAAGTCGTACCGAAGCATCATCTTCAAGAACTTTCCACGCACCGGCGTTCCGCCGATCCTCCGATCACACGCCGAATTTGAGGAAATACTCGACGCGCTCGTTCGCACCCACAGCATCCCCGACGGCTCGAAGATCTGGTGGGACGTGCGTCCCCATCACACGTATCCGACGCTCGAGTTTCGCGTCTGCGACGTGTGCACGCGCATCGACGAGGCGGTCTGCATCGCCGCGATTCTGCAGGCGATCGTCGCGAAGGTCTGGAAACTCCGCCGCGACAACCTGACCTTCCGCGTCTATCCGGCTACGTACATCGAAGAGAACAAGTGGCGCGCCGTGCGCTTCGGTCTCGACGGCAAGCTGATCGACTTCGGCAAGGAGCAGGAGCTTCCCGCGCGTGAGCTGATCACGGAAATGCTCGCGTGGTTCGTCGACGACGTCGTCGACGAGCTCGGAAGCAGGCAGGAGGTCGAGTACGCATTCCGGATTATGCGCGACGGCACGAGCGCCGACAGACAATTGGCGACCTTCGAGCGCACCGGAGATCTCAAAGCGGTCGTCGATCAATTAATCGCCGAGACCGCCGAGGGAATTCCGAGCGCGCAAGCGCTGGCTGACGTTCGTGTTCCCCATCATGCGCCGCCGGCGGTGACGCAAGGGAGAATGACAAGTCAGAGCGTCGAGCACAGAGCGTGA
- a CDS encoding four helix bundle protein has translation MPSTIIRSYRDLIVWQRSMDLIDLVDDIVLGFTPYQRFWLGGQMHRAALSIACNIAEGHGSDYRRVYLRQLSDAKGSCTEVETQTLVTARRRFAPEERTNRSLELCDEIGKMLRALSGKVRVAPQPLTPIP, from the coding sequence ATGCCCAGCACAATCATCAGAAGTTATCGTGATCTGATCGTCTGGCAGCGATCGATGGACTTGATCGACCTGGTCGACGACATCGTTCTTGGCTTCACGCCCTATCAGCGATTCTGGCTCGGCGGACAAATGCACCGCGCTGCGCTTTCGATTGCTTGCAACATCGCCGAAGGACATGGCTCAGACTACCGACGAGTTTACCTGCGTCAGCTCTCCGATGCGAAGGGCTCATGTACCGAGGTAGAAACTCAGACTCTCGTCACGGCGCGACGTCGCTTCGCGCCGGAAGAGCGAACGAACCGTAGCCTTGAGCTCTGCGACGAAATCGGCAAGATGCTTCGAGCGCTCAGTGGAAAAGTGCGCGTGGCTCCCCAGCCCCTAACCCCTATCCCCTAA
- a CDS encoding alpha/beta hydrolase-fold protein, with protein sequence MHREHRHWYSPSLGREMELLIFGHSGARVVVFPSSMGRFYEWEDRGMIGALSHHIEQGWLQLYCVDSVDGESWYAKQMHPAARAWRHSQYDAYLRDEVLPLSQYQNANPFLITTGASFGAYHAMNFATRYPERVGRVIGLSGMYDIRDMTDGYSDENVYFNNPADFLQNESDRQRLDALRRLDIVIVIGRDDPMLGNNEYFSNILWSKNIWHALRIWDGWVHDWPYWREMITKYIGGHD encoded by the coding sequence ATGCACCGCGAACATCGCCACTGGTACAGCCCGTCGCTCGGGCGCGAGATGGAGCTGCTGATCTTCGGTCACTCCGGCGCGCGGGTGGTCGTCTTCCCGTCCTCGATGGGGCGATTCTACGAGTGGGAGGACCGCGGAATGATTGGCGCGCTCTCGCATCACATCGAGCAGGGCTGGCTTCAGCTCTATTGCGTCGACAGCGTCGATGGCGAGAGTTGGTACGCGAAGCAGATGCATCCTGCCGCGCGCGCGTGGCGGCATTCCCAGTACGACGCCTATCTGCGTGACGAGGTGCTGCCGCTCTCGCAGTATCAGAATGCAAATCCGTTTCTGATCACGACCGGCGCGAGCTTCGGTGCGTACCATGCCATGAACTTCGCGACGCGCTATCCCGAGCGGGTTGGAAGAGTGATCGGGTTGAGCGGGATGTACGACATCCGCGACATGACCGACGGCTACTCGGATGAGAATGTGTACTTCAACAATCCCGCCGACTTTTTGCAGAACGAGAGTGATCGGCAGCGCCTCGATGCCTTGCGGCGACTGGACATCGTCATCGTGATCGGTCGCGATGACCCGATGCTCGGCAACAATGAATACTTCTCGAACATTCTCTGGTCGAAGAATATCTGGCATGCCTTACGGATCTGGGATGGATGGGTGCATGATTGGCCGTACTGGCGGGAGATGATCACGAAGTACATCGGCGGACACGACTGA
- a CDS encoding alpha/beta hydrolase-fold protein, which translates to MSTDHTLTGQFKTHARFRSRFLANERTLLVYLPPGYKPRAARRYPVLYLQDGQNVFDKATSFGEEWHVDETAQGLIESGQIEPLIVVAIYNTGEHRIDEYAPTKVADKGGGAADQYGRMLVEEIKPLIDEKYKTLPSAASTGLGGSSMGGLLTMHLALKYPTVFNRLAVLSPSVWWDDRVLLKEVQGLTSKLPLRIWLDAGTGEGPDVLADARALRDALLAKGWVTDHDLRYVEAEGAQHNEQSWGARVGEVLQFLYPARKAA; encoded by the coding sequence ATGTCGACCGACCACACGCTCACCGGCCAATTCAAGACGCACGCGCGATTTCGCTCGCGGTTTCTCGCAAACGAGCGGACGCTTCTCGTCTATCTGCCGCCCGGGTACAAACCTCGGGCGGCTCGGCGCTATCCCGTCCTCTATCTGCAGGATGGTCAGAACGTGTTCGACAAGGCCACGTCATTCGGGGAGGAATGGCACGTCGACGAGACGGCGCAGGGTCTGATCGAGTCCGGCCAGATCGAGCCGCTGATCGTGGTCGCGATCTACAACACGGGCGAGCACCGCATCGACGAGTACGCGCCGACGAAGGTGGCCGACAAGGGCGGCGGCGCCGCCGATCAGTACGGGCGGATGCTCGTCGAGGAGATCAAGCCACTCATCGACGAGAAGTACAAGACCCTGCCGAGCGCCGCGAGCACGGGTCTGGGCGGCTCGTCGATGGGCGGACTTTTGACTATGCATCTCGCGCTCAAGTACCCGACCGTATTCAATAGATTGGCCGTCCTCTCGCCATCGGTGTGGTGGGATGACCGCGTCCTCCTGAAAGAGGTGCAGGGTCTGACGTCGAAATTGCCGCTGCGGATCTGGTTGGACGCGGGCACCGGCGAGGGTCCGGACGTGTTGGCGGACGCGCGCGCTTTGCGCGATGCGTTGTTGGCGAAGGGCTGGGTGACCGATCACGATCTTCGGTATGTCGAAGCCGAAGGCGCGCAGCATAACGAGCAGTCGTGGGGCGCGCGCGTTGGAGAAGTGTTGCAGTTCTTGTATCCGGCCAGGAAAGCGGCGTGA
- a CDS encoding TolC family protein gives MSHTKAIRVYAARCIGWLGGVGIIAAVACAPGTPGIDGAPGAPPRPSSLWPVPSSARTPKPSPTPPSAPAAAAALVRDSSTAAAGSELSLTDVMDLALRNSPQTRQSWALARASAEDYGASRGSLFPTINAGVNLTQSNSTLGTTNGTSFTNTQLDSTGNVSSRSLGGLSRTQLTPTISLSYLVLDLGGRAGTIESAKQRAIAADLGHNATVQNVVLQVESTLFSFLATRAMRNAQITAVQEAQSDTAASEERMRVGVATLEEVLQTRTALAQSQFQLATLEGNLLSARGNLAAAMGLAANARFEIPNIGEREQICEVAASVDTLINRAIASRPEIAEARAQAASLAAQVRVARSAGYPALTLSSTASYANSNTVNATGRNLSMVLGLQIPIFNGFSRQYDVRSAKAQYEAGLAQVTSTQQQVTVEVFASYAALQTSTQRIRAAEELLASAQQSSDVAVGRYREGVGTIVDVLLARTALANARADEIQARWEWHTALAQLAHDAGTLDLAGRPNLPVDSSPSGIRR, from the coding sequence GTGAGTCATACGAAGGCGATTCGAGTTTACGCAGCGCGGTGCATTGGCTGGCTCGGTGGCGTCGGAATCATCGCCGCTGTCGCGTGTGCGCCAGGGACTCCGGGGATCGATGGAGCGCCCGGCGCGCCTCCGCGCCCATCATCGCTCTGGCCGGTGCCATCGTCGGCGCGCACGCCAAAGCCGTCGCCGACGCCGCCGAGTGCTCCCGCTGCGGCCGCGGCACTCGTTCGTGATTCGTCGACGGCTGCTGCCGGCAGCGAGCTGTCGCTCACCGATGTCATGGACCTCGCTCTGCGTAACAGTCCGCAAACACGACAATCGTGGGCGCTCGCGCGTGCCAGCGCCGAGGATTACGGCGCCAGTCGCGGCTCTCTGTTCCCGACGATAAACGCCGGCGTCAATCTCACCCAGAGCAACAGCACACTGGGAACGACGAACGGCACGTCATTCACCAATACACAACTCGACAGCACCGGCAACGTTTCCTCGCGCTCCCTCGGTGGACTTTCGCGCACGCAGCTCACTCCGACCATCTCGCTCTCGTACCTCGTTCTCGATCTCGGCGGACGAGCGGGCACGATCGAATCGGCGAAGCAGCGCGCGATCGCGGCCGATCTCGGCCACAACGCGACGGTGCAGAACGTCGTGCTCCAGGTGGAATCGACACTGTTCTCCTTTCTCGCGACGCGCGCGATGCGTAACGCGCAGATCACGGCCGTTCAGGAAGCCCAGAGTGACACCGCTGCCTCGGAAGAACGAATGCGCGTCGGCGTCGCGACCCTCGAGGAGGTTCTACAAACGCGAACGGCGCTCGCGCAGTCTCAGTTCCAGCTGGCGACGCTCGAGGGCAACCTGCTTTCTGCCCGCGGCAATCTCGCGGCAGCGATGGGACTCGCCGCGAACGCGCGATTCGAGATTCCGAACATCGGCGAGCGCGAGCAGATCTGTGAGGTCGCGGCGTCGGTCGACACGCTGATCAACCGCGCGATTGCCTCCCGGCCGGAGATCGCCGAGGCGCGCGCGCAAGCCGCGTCTCTCGCCGCGCAGGTTCGCGTCGCACGTTCGGCGGGCTATCCCGCCCTCACGCTATCGTCCACCGCGAGTTATGCAAACTCGAACACCGTCAACGCAACGGGACGCAATCTCTCGATGGTGCTCGGTTTGCAAATTCCAATCTTCAACGGATTCTCACGTCAGTACGACGTGCGCTCCGCGAAAGCACAGTACGAGGCGGGGCTGGCGCAGGTGACGTCGACGCAGCAACAGGTCACGGTCGAAGTCTTCGCGTCGTACGCGGCCTTGCAGACGTCGACGCAACGCATTCGCGCCGCCGAGGAGCTGCTCGCCAGCGCACAGCAGTCGTCGGACGTTGCCGTCGGCCGGTACCGCGAGGGCGTCGGCACGATCGTCGACGTGCTGCTGGCGCGCACCGCGCTCGCCAATGCGCGCGCCGACGAGATCCAGGCGCGGTGGGAGTGGCACACCGCGCTGGCGCAGCTCGCGCACGACGCCGGCACGCTCGACCTCGCCGGCCGCCCCAATCTTCCCGTCGATTCCTCTCCCTCCGGCATCCGCAGATGA
- a CDS encoding efflux RND transporter periplasmic adaptor subunit, giving the protein MTTSRSHRGIGNLITWRSLAIGAIWLFAACKSNDTPKKPPATPVRVAAVSRIDAPVNLAASGVVEPMQTVAVTTQVTGALLDVLFREGESVTAGRVLFHIDPRPLQAALDQSRATLARDAAQADAGKRDDARYQALAAKGYVSRSQADQIHATALAQQATVQADRAAVRAAVVNLSYATIRAPISGRTGSLLVRRGNIVSPGSGPLIVINQIRPVLVRFPVADQDFPSVQRALAAHSLPVTATANDSTQPGERGQLAFLDNAIDSLTGTVTGKASFPNAASRLWPGELIFLTIQLDVERNVLAVPNEAVLTGQQGSYVYVVDAQNTARTKNVVTGIGVGDLTVITQGLSAADRVVIDGQSRLNPGSRVALVRESGDTAGRTLSNAGNGGSGTAGGDITGIAATGNGEAGGTPNGSQPASRVGGAGAATATGVTGTNVAGGVNGGRGAAPAVAPAPGMSGVTGTATPNGNAATNAAPNANATRANATSANAATARSAQTATPATSPNAATTRTTTTTTTTKAPTPPPAPPRP; this is encoded by the coding sequence ATGACGACGTCGCGATCTCACCGAGGAATTGGCAACCTCATAACCTGGCGCTCGCTCGCGATCGGCGCGATTTGGCTGTTCGCAGCGTGCAAGTCCAACGACACGCCGAAGAAGCCGCCGGCGACACCCGTTCGCGTGGCTGCGGTATCGCGCATCGACGCGCCGGTGAATCTTGCCGCGAGCGGCGTCGTCGAGCCGATGCAGACCGTTGCCGTGACGACGCAAGTCACTGGAGCCCTGCTCGACGTGCTGTTTCGAGAAGGCGAAAGTGTGACGGCGGGTCGGGTTCTGTTCCACATCGATCCGAGACCGCTGCAGGCCGCGCTCGACCAATCACGCGCCACGCTCGCGCGCGACGCGGCACAGGCCGACGCCGGCAAGCGTGACGATGCTCGGTATCAGGCGCTCGCGGCGAAGGGATACGTCAGTCGTTCGCAGGCCGACCAGATCCACGCGACGGCACTCGCACAACAAGCGACGGTCCAGGCCGACCGCGCCGCGGTGCGCGCGGCCGTCGTGAACCTCAGCTACGCGACGATTCGCGCGCCGATTTCAGGACGGACGGGAAGTCTGCTCGTTCGCCGCGGCAACATCGTGTCGCCCGGCAGTGGGCCGCTCATCGTCATCAATCAGATCCGGCCCGTGCTCGTGCGGTTTCCGGTCGCCGACCAGGATTTCCCCTCGGTGCAGCGCGCGCTCGCGGCGCATTCACTCCCGGTGACCGCGACCGCGAACGACAGCACGCAGCCCGGTGAGCGCGGCCAGCTCGCCTTCCTCGACAACGCAATCGATTCGCTCACGGGCACCGTGACGGGCAAGGCGAGCTTTCCCAACGCGGCGAGCCGCCTCTGGCCCGGGGAGTTGATCTTTCTCACGATCCAGCTCGACGTCGAACGGAACGTGCTCGCCGTACCTAACGAGGCCGTCCTCACCGGCCAGCAGGGGAGTTACGTGTACGTCGTCGACGCGCAGAACACGGCGCGTACGAAGAACGTCGTGACCGGGATCGGTGTCGGCGATCTGACGGTGATCACTCAGGGCCTGAGCGCTGCCGACCGCGTCGTCATCGATGGGCAATCGCGGCTCAATCCCGGATCGCGTGTCGCGCTCGTTCGCGAGAGTGGCGATACCGCGGGACGGACGCTCTCCAACGCCGGCAACGGCGGGTCGGGAACGGCGGGCGGTGACATCACTGGCATCGCGGCAACTGGGAACGGCGAGGCGGGCGGCACGCCTAACGGCAGCCAGCCGGCGAGTCGTGTCGGCGGAGCCGGCGCAGCGACTGCAACAGGTGTAACGGGGACAAACGTCGCGGGCGGTGTGAATGGTGGCCGCGGCGCTGCGCCTGCCGTCGCTCCGGCGCCGGGCATGTCCGGCGTGACCGGAACCGCCACTCCGAACGGGAACGCCGCGACGAACGCTGCACCGAACGCCAACGCGACGCGCGCCAACGCGACGAGCGCCAACGCCGCGACGGCGCGCTCTGCGCAGACGGCGACGCCAGCGACTTCGCCTAACGCGGCGACGACACGTACCACGACGACGACGACCACGACCAAGGCTCCGACGCCGCCGCCGGCGCCACCGCGCCCATGA
- a CDS encoding efflux RND transporter permease subunit, giving the protein MSFSGLFIRRPVMTILLMVGIAAFGVVAYRGLPISDLPTVDYPTINVNASLPGAGPETMASAVATPLEKAFSTIAGIDNMTSSSSLGSTSITLQFTLDRDIDAAAQDVQAAIAKTLRQLPLGITPPSYQKSNPAAAPIIYYTLTSPTAPLTQLDEIGETLISQRLSTVDGVAQVAVYGAAKYAVRVQLDPTALAYRKIGIDEVTTAITSQNVNQPTGVLWGPSTAYTLQANGQLNDATQFRAMTVIYRNGAAVQLGALGRVLDDIENNKSASWYNGQRSIVLAVQRQPGSNTVAVAQRVGAELDSLRSRIPANVQVHTLFNRSVGIQQSVHDVKFTLLLTLCLVVLVIFLFLRNLWATVIPSLALPMSILGTFPVMYILGYSLDNLSLMALTLAVGFVVDDAIVMLENIVRHLEMGKEPIEAATEGAREVGFTILSMTVSLTAVFIPLLFLSGIIGRLFREFAVTIAVAILVSGVVSLTFTPMLSSRFLRAESKREHGRFYATTERAYDWMLDQYKSTLDWSMRHRGLMMVFSLCILVGTVILFKMVPSGFIPNEDTGQISVNTEAAQGTSFDDMVRRQQAIAAIVQRDSNVASFMSTVGGGGGSSGSNTGRLSVILKPLGKRLPADQVVAELRGKLSRVPGITAYASLPPAIQIGGRQSKSQYQFAMQGSDIATLYPGAQKLVQAAKGTSLLQDVTSDLQLNQPQVTVSIDRVRAAAFGVTAQQIETSLYDAYGSRQVSTIYTPSNEYEVIMELLPQYQQDVRALGLLYVRSAAGAIVPLSAVATLKKSMGAASVNHSGQLPSVTLSFNLAPGVSLGAATAEVQRLATQALPAGITTAFSGTAQVFQSTQAGLMVLVVLAIFVIYMILGVLYESFIHPLTILSGLPFAAFGALLALLVFHVELSVYAFVGIILLIGIVKKNAIMMVDFALEFERTEQGSAEHSIVEAAHVRFRPIMMTTVAALVGTLPIAFARGAGAESRQPLGIAVVGGLAFSQFITLYITPVVYTYLDGWNKRVEGKLSRKSKKQQRPAPPGEQLDLGVAR; this is encoded by the coding sequence ATGAGCTTCTCCGGGCTCTTCATTCGGCGACCGGTCATGACGATCCTGCTCATGGTCGGCATCGCCGCGTTCGGCGTCGTCGCCTATCGCGGTTTGCCGATCAGCGATCTGCCGACGGTCGATTATCCGACGATCAACGTCAACGCGAGCCTGCCCGGCGCCGGGCCGGAAACGATGGCCTCGGCCGTCGCGACTCCGCTCGAGAAGGCATTCTCGACGATCGCCGGCATCGACAACATGACGTCGTCGTCGAGCCTCGGCTCCACGTCGATCACGCTGCAGTTCACTCTCGATCGTGACATCGATGCCGCGGCGCAGGACGTCCAGGCCGCGATCGCCAAGACACTGCGCCAGCTCCCGTTAGGCATCACGCCGCCGTCGTACCAGAAATCCAACCCCGCCGCGGCGCCGATCATTTACTACACGCTCACGTCACCGACCGCGCCGCTCACCCAGCTCGATGAGATCGGCGAGACGCTCATCAGCCAGCGGCTCTCGACCGTGGACGGCGTTGCTCAGGTGGCGGTCTATGGCGCCGCGAAGTACGCCGTGCGTGTGCAGCTCGATCCCACCGCGCTGGCTTACCGCAAGATCGGCATCGACGAGGTCACGACGGCAATCACGTCGCAGAACGTCAATCAGCCGACGGGCGTGCTGTGGGGACCAAGTACCGCCTACACACTCCAGGCGAACGGCCAGCTGAACGATGCGACGCAGTTCCGCGCGATGACGGTGATCTACCGCAACGGCGCCGCGGTGCAGCTCGGTGCGCTCGGCCGAGTGCTGGACGACATCGAGAACAACAAGAGCGCGAGCTGGTACAACGGCCAAAGGTCGATCGTCCTCGCGGTACAGCGTCAACCCGGGTCGAATACCGTCGCCGTCGCGCAACGCGTCGGCGCCGAGCTCGATTCGCTGCGCAGCCGCATCCCGGCGAACGTGCAGGTTCACACGCTGTTCAACCGCTCGGTGGGCATTCAGCAGTCGGTTCACGACGTGAAGTTCACGCTCCTGTTGACGCTGTGTCTCGTCGTGCTGGTGATCTTCCTCTTCCTGCGAAATCTCTGGGCGACGGTGATCCCGAGTCTGGCGCTGCCGATGTCGATCCTCGGCACGTTCCCGGTGATGTACATACTCGGGTACAGCCTCGACAACCTGTCGCTCATGGCGTTGACACTGGCGGTCGGCTTCGTGGTCGACGATGCCATCGTCATGCTCGAGAACATCGTTAGGCACCTGGAGATGGGAAAGGAGCCGATCGAAGCGGCCACGGAGGGCGCGCGCGAAGTCGGCTTCACCATTCTTTCGATGACCGTCTCGCTGACGGCGGTGTTCATCCCCCTGCTCTTCCTCAGCGGAATCATCGGACGGCTCTTCCGCGAGTTTGCGGTGACGATCGCTGTCGCGATTCTCGTCTCGGGTGTCGTGTCGCTGACGTTCACGCCGATGCTGTCGAGCCGCTTTCTGCGGGCCGAGTCGAAGCGCGAGCACGGAAGGTTCTATGCGACCACTGAGCGGGCCTACGATTGGATGCTCGATCAGTACAAGTCGACGCTCGATTGGTCGATGCGTCATCGCGGACTGATGATGGTGTTCTCACTCTGCATCCTCGTCGGGACGGTGATCCTCTTCAAGATGGTTCCGTCGGGATTCATTCCGAACGAGGACACCGGTCAGATCAGCGTCAACACCGAGGCAGCGCAGGGGACGTCGTTCGACGACATGGTGCGGCGGCAGCAAGCGATTGCCGCAATCGTGCAGCGCGACAGCAACGTCGCGAGCTTCATGTCGACCGTCGGCGGCGGCGGTGGTTCGTCGGGATCGAACACGGGACGTCTGTCCGTCATACTCAAGCCACTCGGCAAACGACTCCCGGCCGACCAGGTCGTCGCGGAGCTGCGCGGCAAACTCTCTCGCGTTCCCGGCATCACCGCGTACGCGTCGTTGCCGCCTGCGATTCAGATCGGGGGCCGGCAATCCAAGAGTCAGTATCAATTCGCGATGCAGGGCTCGGACATCGCCACCTTGTATCCGGGCGCGCAGAAGCTCGTGCAGGCAGCGAAGGGAACGTCGCTCTTGCAGGACGTCACGAGCGACCTCCAGCTCAACCAGCCGCAGGTGACGGTGTCGATCGATCGTGTGCGCGCGGCGGCGTTCGGTGTCACGGCACAGCAGATCGAGACTTCGTTGTACGACGCGTACGGGTCGCGGCAGGTGTCGACGATCTATACGCCGAGCAACGAGTACGAGGTCATCATGGAGCTCCTGCCGCAGTATCAGCAGGATGTGCGTGCCCTCGGTTTGCTGTACGTGCGGTCTGCCGCGGGCGCAATCGTGCCGCTCAGTGCAGTCGCGACGTTGAAGAAGTCGATGGGCGCCGCGAGCGTCAACCACTCCGGGCAGCTGCCCTCGGTGACGCTCTCGTTCAACCTCGCGCCGGGCGTATCGTTAGGTGCCGCGACGGCGGAGGTCCAGCGACTGGCGACACAAGCGCTGCCGGCCGGTATCACGACGGCGTTCTCCGGTACGGCGCAGGTGTTCCAGTCCACGCAGGCGGGACTGATGGTGCTCGTCGTCCTCGCCATCTTCGTGATCTACATGATCCTCGGCGTTCTGTACGAGAGTTTCATACACCCGCTGACGATTCTCTCGGGCTTGCCGTTCGCGGCGTTCGGCGCGCTGCTCGCGTTGCTCGTGTTCCATGTCGAATTGAGCGTGTACGCGTTCGTCGGCATCATCCTCCTGATCGGGATCGTGAAGAAGAACGCGATCATGATGGTGGATTTCGCGCTCGAGTTCGAGCGCACGGAGCAGGGATCGGCGGAGCACTCGATCGTCGAGGCGGCGCACGTTCGTTTTCGTCCGATCATGATGACGACGGTTGCCGCGCTCGTCGGGACGCTGCCGATCGCGTTCGCCCGCGGCGCGGGCGCGGAGTCGCGTCAGCCGTTAGGCATCGCGGTCGTCGGCGGCCTCGCGTTCTCGCAGTTCATCACGCTGTACATCACGCCGGTGGTCTATACGTATCTCGATGGCTGGAACAAGCGGGTCGAGGGCAAGCTCTCACGCAAGAGCAAGAAGCAGCAGCGCCCAGCGCCGCCGGGCGAACAGCTCGATCTGGGCGTGGCGAGATGA